A stretch of the Malus domestica chromosome 08, GDT2T_hap1 genome encodes the following:
- the LOC103440278 gene encoding lysine-specific histone demethylase 1 homolog 3-like, whose amino-acid sequence MVDKMDGEDKKSGFKKRSKFLEANMVDSDDDEPIGSLLKLKRQRNPKKVKPRSEGGGERGQKIEDEEEYLGGLDDTLASLRKKLKGPKKDSGTGTMRGRSFDLDGVQSLDRSSNGHVDDGGLDAKSVSRVLEKGPVMGDDGSDVTIDIGVENKLNGNVRGKRPKISRSMRFGEGSNSSLDHHLRDSLPAFSRKSQSGLVMNSRASSSPKEKSGSKVLEEGLKPSVDGVAQNTPLSDSNSLDSASDHCKADESQSFDYRLCQASNLHRENQETFNDKNHKRPYKIVAEDRAPVYSHSGFDSKLINNEAIVAPSGSNFQEGPCSSDEVNDGDSKHLTRQMRTFEDGLKHCSIGGSIQSKDVLGRCTSAADCETSSPAGKGIMRPHCNDDLLDKSCENTLEDKHLVSSLHLQQNSLTCHVKVEDELDSDRCPNFSQHTQHQLLNFASNTVGMEDTHSNCNGLITYTKNPGLASGPLQEKNDVPIHDHLITCEEADENESCPEDTVSLPDVENKSTKLSAIQRVGRNVRKRRHGDMAYEGDADWDVLINDQGSDGDNSFRMRVKFDSSSSIGTESESGEAAAVSAGLKANAVGPVEKIKFKEILKRRGGVQDYLECRNQILALWNKDVSRILPLTDCGVTDTSCADDSPRASLIKDIYAFLDLSGYINIGIAREKDKAEPGSKHDYKILREKNFEEISGVSVADSEDGVSFIIGQVKSSKTKIDAKSGVIIKSNNSTQGVSRDNELVTTVALELSNATNHAECKADHLENTSVDARLQSKLDNMDVSSSVPIGETLGDGGIPLVTPELKNVSHSTQCASQDHAVRNNNLQCGLEVKKKIIVIGAGPAGLTAARHLQRQGFSVTILEARSRIGGRVYTDRSSLSVPVDLGASIITGVEADWATERRPDPSSLVCAQLGLELTVLNSDCPLYDIATGEKVPADLDEALEAEFNSLLDDMVLLVAKEGEQTRMSLEEGLEYALKRRRMAKTGTSIEAKELNGLMDGFIDAKKSIDRAEESCQKQELLSPLERRVMDWHFANLEYGCATLLKEVSLPNWNQDDVYGGFGGAHCMIKGGYSTVIESLGEGLQIRLNHVVTDVSYGTKDAGLNTNPCNKVKVSTSNGNDFSGDAVLVTVPLGCLKAETIKFSPPLPHWKHSSILRLGFGVLNKVVLEFPDVFWDDSVDYFGATAEETDLRGQCFMFWNVKKTVGAPVLIALVVGKAAIDGQKMSPSEHVNHALAVLRKLFGEASVPDPVASVVTDWGRDPFSYGAYSYVAVGASGEDYDILGRPVENCLFFAGEATCKEHPDTVGGAMMSGLREAVRIIDILTTGNDYTAEAEAIAGIQRQSDSERDEVRDMTRRLDAVELSNVLYKNKEALLQDMFFNAKTTKGRLHLAKELLSLPAETLKSFAGTKEGLTILNLWILDSMGKAGTQLLRHCVRLLVLVSTDLLAVRLSGIGKTVREKVCVHTSRDIRAIASQLVNVWLEVFRKEKASNGALKLSRQATAADAWKRKTIRDPSSSKPPLHTFHCGLEHKGSLQDSASTASHLPLNANGKKVNGKSIKGETANSSKSEINSSRFRGSTGRPHSELKEIDVAVTEAERAAIAAAEAARAAALAAAEAYASSEAKSSTLLQLPKIPSFHKFARREQYPQMDEYDLRRKWSGGVLGRQDCVSEIDSRNCKVRDWSVDFSAACVNIDSSRMSVDNLSQRSNPNETASQTNFREHSGESAAVDSSIYTRAWVDTAGSAGIKDYHAIEMWQSQAAAADPDFFHSAPYINDEEDSNTTSRKHSWKNEGPVNESSVSQVTMNKESLKSHHRGADNIKQAVVDYVASLLMPLYKAKKIDREGYKSIMKKSATKVMELATDSEKAMAVSEFLDFKRRNKIRAFVDTLIERHMAAKPTMKS is encoded by the exons ATGGTTGACAAAATGGATGGGGAGGACAAGAAGTCCGGCTTTAAGAAAAGATCAAAATTTCTTGAGGCGAATATGGTTGATTCTGATGATGATGAGCCAATTGGGTCACTGTTGAAGTTAAAGAGGCAGAGAAACCCTAAGAAGGTTAAGCCGCGGTCAGAGGGTGGCGGCGAAAGGGGCCAGAAGATTGAGGACGAAGAAGAGTATTTGGGGGGGCTGGATGATACCTTGGCAAGTTTGAGGAAGAAGTTGAAGGGTCCTAAGAAAGATTCTGGGACTGGAACTATGAGGGGGAggagttttgatttggatggtgTACAGTCTTTGGATCGGTCCTCTAATGGGCATGTGGATGACGGGGGATTAGATGCAAAATCGGTGTCAAGAGTTTTAGAGAAAGGCCCTGTCATGGGTGATGATGGATCTGATGTGACTATCGATATAGGGGTAGAAAACAAGCTTAATGGAAATGTAAGGGGAAAGAGACCCAAGATTTCTAGGTCTATGAGATTTGGGGAAGGTTCTAATAGCTCTTTGGATCATCATCTGAGAGATTCGTTACCAGCATTTTCCCGGAAGTCACAATCTGGTTTGGTAATGAATTCTCGTGCCTCTTCAAGTCCAAAGGAGAAGAGTGGTTCTAAGGTTTTGGAGGAAGGGTTGAAACCTAGTGTGGATGGTGTTGCACAAAACACGCCGTTATCTGATTCAAATTCATTGGATTCAGCCTCTGATCATTGTAAGGCAGATGAAagtcaaagttttgattacaGATTATGTCAAGCCTCTAACCTCCACAGGGAGAATCAAGAGACATTCaatgataaaaatcataaaaggCCTTACAAAATCGTTGCAGAAGATCGAGCTCCTGTCTACTCACATTCAGGATTTGATTCCAAATTGATTAACAATGAAGCCATAGTGGCTCCTTCTGGTTCAAATTTTCAAGAGGGACCATGCAGCTCAGATGAAGTTAATGATGGAGACAGCAAACATTTGACACGGCAAATGCGAACTTTTGAGGATGGATTGAAGCACTGCTCTATAGGAGGTTCCATTCAGTCCAAGGATGTTTTGGGTAGATGCACCTCAGCTGCAGACTGTGAAACCTCTTCTCCAGCTGGGAAAGGAATTATGCGGCCTCATTGTAATGATGATCTTCTGGATAAGTCATGTGAAAATACGTTGGAGGACAAACATTTGGTGTCCTCCTTACATCTACAACAGAACTCCTTGACATGCCATGTGAAGGTTGAGGATGAGCTTGATTCTGACAGATGTCCAAACTTTTCCCAGCATACTCAACATCAGTTGTTGAACTTTGCCTCAAACACTGTGGGGATGGAAGACACTCACAGTAATTGTAATGGTCTAATTACTTACACTAAGAATCCTGGGCTTGCTTCTGGTCCTTTACAGGAGAAAAATGATGTTCCAATTCATGATCATCTTATCACTTGTGAAGAGGCTGATGAAAATGAGAGTTGCCCAGAAGACACAGTATCTCTACCAGATGTTGAAAACAAAAGCACTAAGCTATCAGCTATCCAGCGTGTGGGGCGCAATGTTAGAAAGCGTAGGCATGGAGACATGGCTTATGAGGGGGATGCTGATTGGGACGTATTGATAAATGATCAAGGTTCAGATGGTGACAATTCATTTAGAATGAGAGTGAAGTTTGATTCCTCTTCAAGTATTGGTACAGAGTCTGAAAGTGGTGAGGCTGCAGCAGTGTCTGCTGGTCTTAAAGCCAATGCAGTCGGTCCTGTTGAGAAGATCAAATTCAAAGAGATTTTGAAGCGCAGAGGTGGGGTTCAGGACTATTTGGAATGCAG GAATCAGATCCTTGCTCTGTGGAATAAAGATGTTAGTCGAATTTTGCCTCTTACTGATTGTGGGGTAACAGATACTTCTTGTGCGGATGATTCACCTCGTGCTTCCCTAATTAAGGATATTTATGCATTCCTTGATCTCAGT GGCTATATAAATATTGGAATTGCTCGTGAGAAGGATAAAGCAGAACCTGGTTCCAAGCATGACTATaaaattttgagagaaaaaaatttCGAGGAAATTTCTGGGGTTTCAGTTGCTGATTCAGAGGATGGAGTTTCCTTTATCATAGGCCAGGTTAAGAGTTCTAAAACTAAAATTGATGCGAAGAGTGGTGTCATAATCAAAAGCAACAACTCGACGCAGGGAGTCTCAAGAGACAATGAGCTTGTTACTACAGTGGCATTGGAATTATCCAATGCAACAAACCATGCTGAGTGCAAGGCAGATCACCTGGAAAACACAAGTGTTGATGCAAGGTTACAAAGTAAATTGGACAATATGGATGTTTCAAGTAGTGTTCCAATTGGTGAGACATTGGGTGATGGAGGCATCCCTCTTGTAACTCCAGAGTTAAAGAATGTATCACATAGTACTCAGTGTGCATCGCAAGATCATGCAGTGAGAAATAATAATCTGCAATGCGGTCTGGAAGTCAAAAAGAAAATCATTGTCATAGGTGCTGGTCCTGCTGGATTAACTGCTGCACGCCACTTACAACGTCAGGGCTTTTCAGTCACTATATTGGAAGCTAGGAGTAGGATAGGGGGCCGTGTTTATACAGACAGGTCATCTCTATCAGTTCCTGTGGATCTTGGTGCTAGCATTATAACTGGTGTTGAGGCTGATTGGGCAACTGAAAGACGACCAGACCCCTCCTCTTTGGTTTGTGCTCAGCTGGGCCTTGAGTTGACTGTCTTAAACAGTGATTGCCCTCTTTATGACATTGCAACAGGTGAAAAGGTTCCTGCAGATCTGGATGAAGCATTGGAAGCAGAGTTCAACAGCCTTCTCGATGACATGGTATTGCTTGTTGCAAAGGAGGGAGAACAGACAAGAATGTCCCTCGAGGAAGGTTTGGAATATGCCCTCAAGAGGCGTCGTATGGCAAAAACAGGGACTAGTATTGAAGCGAAAGAACTGAATGGTTTAATGGATGGTTTCATTGATGCCAAAAAAAGTATTGATAGAGCTGAAGAAAGTTGTCAAAAGCAAGAGCTTTTGAGCCCTCTTGAGAGGAGGGTCATGGATTGGCATTTTGCCAATTTGGAATATGGTTGTGCTACTCTGCTGAAGGAGGTATCTCTCCCCAACTGGAACCAGGATGATGTTTATGGTGGCTTTGGAGGAGCTCACTGCATGATTAAAGGGGGTTATAGCACTGTTATTGAGTCTCTTGGAGAAGGACTTCAAATTCGCTTGAATCATGTAGTAACTGATGTTTCATATGGCACCAAGGATGCTGGATTGAATACTAACCCGTGTAACAAAGTCAAGGTTTCCACATCTAATGGCAACGATTTTTCGGGAGATGCAGTCTTGGTAACAGTACCTCTTGGTTGCTTAAAAGCAGAAACTATCAAATTTTCCCCACCGTTACCCCACTGGAAACATTCTTCCATCCTGCGACTTGGGTTTGGAGTTCTTAATAAAGTAGTTTTGGAATTTCCGGATGTCTTTTGGGATGACTCTGTGGATTACTTTGGAGCAACTGCTGAGGAAACAGACCTGAGGGGCCAGTGCTTTATGTTCTGGAATGTCAAGAAAACCGTTGGGGCTCCTGTTCTTATAGCTTTAGTGGTTGGTAAGGCAGCTATAGATGGGCAAAAGATGAGCCCTTCTGAACATGTTAACCATGCTTTAGCGGTACTTCGTAAATTGTTTGGAGAGGCTTCAGTACCTGATCCTGTTGCATCAGTTGTGACAGATTGGGGTAGGGATCCTTTCAGCTATGGTGCCTACTCATATGTTGCTGTTGGAGCTTCGGGGGAAGATTATGATATACTAGGGAGACCTGTTGAGAACTGCCTATTTTTTGCTGGTGAAGCTACCTGCAAGGAGCATCCTGACACTGTTGGTGGTGCGATGATGAGTGGCCTTCGGGAGGCAGTGCGTATAATTGACATACTTACTACTGGAAATGATTACACAGCAGAAGCAGAGGCAATTGCGGGTATTCAGAGACAATCAGATTCTGAAAGGGATGAAGTTAGAGACATGACAAGGAGACTTGATGCAGTTGAACTTTCAAATGTCCTTTACAAGAACAAGGAGGCCCTACTCCAGGACATGTTCTTTAATGCAAAGACCACTAAAGGAAGGTTGCATCTGGCCAAAGAGTTATTAAGTCTTCCCGCTGAAACGTTGAAGTCCTTTGCTGGCACCAAAGAAGGGCTGACTATTCTCAACTTGTGGATACTG GACTCGATGGGGAAGGCTGGGACTCAACTCTTGCGGCATTGTGTTCGGCTCCTTGTGCTTGTTTCAACAGACCTACTGGCTGTGCGCTTGTCTG GCATTGGGAAGACTGTAAGAGAAAAAGTTTGTGTACATACGAGCCGTGATATACGTGCCATAGCAAGTCAGCTGGTTAATGTGTGGCTTGAAGTTTTTCGCAAGGAAAAAGCTTCCAATGGTGCATTGAAGTTGTCAAGGCAAGCAACTGCTGCAGATGCATGGAAGAGAAAAACAATTAGAGATCCATCTTCTAGTAAGCCACCTCTACACACATTTCATTGTGGTTTGGAGCACAAAGGAAGCTTACAGGATTCAGCATCCACCGCAAGCCATTTGCCTTTGAATGCAAATGGTAAGAAAGTGAATGGCAAATCCATTAAGGGTGAAACAGCAAATTCCTCAAAATCAGAGATCAATTCATCAAGGTTTCGTGGTTCAACAGGCAGGCCACATTCTGAGCTAAAGGAGATTGACGTTGCTGTGACAGAAGCAGAACGAGCTGCCATTGCTGCTGCTGAAGCAGCCCGTGCAGCAGCACTTGCAGCTGCCGAG GCATATGCATCTTCAGAAGCCAAGAGCAGTACACTGCTTCAGCTTCCCAAGATTCCCTCATTTCATAAGTTTGCTCGACGGGAGCAGTACCCTCAAATGGATGAGTATGATTTGAGGAGGAAGTGGTCTGGTGGTGTTTTGGGTAGACAAGATTGTGTATCAGAAATAGACTCCAGGAACTGCAAAGTTAGGGACTGGTCAGTTGATTTCTCTGCTGCTTGCGTCAATATTGATAGTTCAAGAATGTCAGTCGATAACCTCTCGCAGCGGAGCAATCCAAATGAGACTGCTAGTCAAACGAATTTCAGAGAGCACTCAGGAGAGAGTGCTGCTGTCGACAGCAGTATTTATACAAGAGCATGGGTTGATACAGCTGGTAGTGCCGGGATAAAGGATTATCATGCCATTGAGATGTGGCAATCTCAAGCAGCTGCAGCAGACCCTGATTTTTTCCATTCAGCACCATATATAAATGACGAGGAAGATTCAAATACGACTTCGAGAAAACACAGCTGGAAGAATGAAGGACCTGTAAATGAGAGCTCTGTTTCCCAAGTTACCATGAACAAGGAGTCGTTAAAAAGTCATCATCGAGGAGCAGATAATATTAAGCAGGCTGTTGTCGATTATGTGGCTTCATTGCTTATGCCCCTTTATAAAGCTAAAAAAATAGATAGAGAGGGATACAAGTCAATCATGAAGAAAAGTGCTACCAAG GTCATGGAGCTGGCCACAGACTCAGAAAAAGCAATGGCTGTTTCTGAGTTTCTTGATTTCAAGCGCAGGAACAAG ATCCGTGCATTTGTGGATACATTGATTGAGAGGCACATGGCAGCAAAGCCCACAATGAAATCTTGA
- the LOC103410428 gene encoding V-type proton ATPase 16 kDa proteolipid subunit, with translation MSSTTFSGDETAPFFGFLGAAAALVFSCMGAAYGTAKSGVGVASMGVMRPELVMKSIVPVVMAGVLGIYGLIIAVIISTGINPKAKPYYLFDGYAHLSSGLACGLAGLSAGMAIGIVGDAGVRANAQQPKLFVGMILILIFAEALALYGLIVGIILSSRSGQSRAD, from the exons ATGTCTTCTACAACCTTCAGCGGCGATGAAACGGCACCGTTCTTCGGGTTCCTCGGCGCCGCCGCGGCCCTCGTCTTCTCCT GCATGGGAGCTGCGTACGGGACGGCGAAGAGCGGAGTAGGAGTGGCGTCGATGGGTGTGATGAGGCCGGAGCTGGTGATGAAGTCGATCGTGCCGGTGGTTATGGCGGGAGTGTTGGGTATTTACGGACTTATCATCGCCGTTATCATCAGTACCGGTATCAATCCCAAGGCCAAACCCTATTACCTTTTCGATGGCTATGCTCATCTTTCCTCTGGTCTAGCTTGTGGCCTTGCTGGTCTCTCTGCCGGTATGGCTATCGGCATTGTCGGTGATGCCGGTGTTAG AGCCAATGCACAACAGCCAAAGCTTTTCGTTGGGATGATCCTCATTCTCATTTTTGCTGAAGCGCTTGCTCTGTACGGTCTGATTGTTGGTATCATTCTCTCTTCCCGATCGGGGCAGTCAAGAGCTGACTAG